From a region of the Neobacillus niacini genome:
- the lpdA gene encoding dihydrolipoyl dehydrogenase, which translates to MTKEYDVVIIGGGTGGYVAAIRASQLGLKAAVIEKGKIGGTCLHAGCIPSKALLRSAEVYAQTKKVEKYGVIAPEVRLDFSKVQARKEEITEQLFKGVHYLMKKGKIDVYEGKGSILQSKDVLVELNNDEDEIILSPRNILIATGSRPRTLPGLEVDESYVMTSDEALKIETLPTSIIIVGGGVIGIEWASMLVDFGLQVTVLEYADRILPTEDQDVSKEIQRLMKKKGVKIVTSAKVLPETLEKGDGVSIKAEHKGKETSFSADKLLVSVGRLPNTEGLGLENTTIDFNREFIKTNEFYQTNEPNIYAIGDVIGGLQLAHVASHEGMIAIEHMAGENPGPLDSTLVSKCVYSSPEVASVGLTEEEAKGKGYQVKTGKFSFRAIGKALVFGESDGFVKLVVEEGSNRLLGAHMVGPHVTDMITEVGLARVLNATAMDIAHTIHPHPTLAEAIGEAALAVDGKAIHA; encoded by the coding sequence ATGACAAAAGAATATGATGTTGTAATTATCGGCGGTGGAACAGGCGGATACGTGGCTGCTATTCGCGCTTCACAATTAGGATTAAAAGCGGCGGTTATTGAAAAAGGAAAAATTGGAGGAACATGTCTTCATGCTGGTTGTATCCCTAGCAAGGCTTTACTAAGAAGCGCAGAAGTGTACGCCCAAACTAAAAAAGTAGAAAAGTATGGTGTCATTGCACCAGAAGTTAGACTTGATTTTTCAAAAGTACAGGCACGAAAAGAAGAAATTACGGAACAGCTTTTTAAAGGTGTCCACTATTTGATGAAAAAAGGAAAGATCGATGTTTATGAGGGGAAAGGCAGTATCTTGCAGTCAAAAGATGTTTTAGTGGAATTGAACAATGATGAAGATGAAATCATTTTAAGCCCACGGAATATTTTGATTGCAACAGGCTCTCGCCCAAGAACACTTCCGGGACTAGAAGTAGATGAAAGCTATGTGATGACATCGGACGAAGCCTTGAAAATAGAGACACTTCCAACTTCTATTATCATTGTTGGAGGCGGTGTGATTGGAATCGAATGGGCATCCATGCTCGTGGACTTCGGATTACAAGTAACCGTACTTGAATATGCTGATCGTATCTTACCGACTGAGGATCAAGATGTATCAAAAGAAATCCAGCGTTTAATGAAGAAAAAAGGCGTAAAAATTGTTACTAGTGCAAAGGTGCTGCCTGAGACTCTAGAAAAAGGTGACGGTGTTTCGATTAAGGCGGAACATAAAGGAAAAGAAACGTCATTTTCTGCTGATAAACTTTTAGTATCCGTTGGACGATTACCGAATACAGAAGGCCTTGGGCTGGAAAATACCACTATAGATTTCAATCGTGAGTTTATTAAAACAAATGAATTTTATCAAACCAATGAACCAAACATTTACGCGATTGGTGATGTGATAGGCGGCTTGCAGCTTGCGCATGTAGCCTCACATGAAGGAATGATTGCGATTGAACATATGGCTGGGGAAAACCCTGGACCACTTGATTCGACTCTTGTTTCAAAATGTGTATACAGCAGCCCAGAAGTAGCGAGTGTTGGGCTAACAGAAGAGGAAGCAAAGGGAAAAGGGTATCAAGTAAAAACTGGTAAGTTTTCATTCCGTGCCATTGGAAAGGCTTTGGTTTTTGGTGAATCAGATGGTTTTGTTAAATTGGTTGTTGAAGAAGGATCTAATAGACTGTTAGGAGCTCATATGGTAGGTCCGCATGTAACGGATATGATTACGGAAGTGGGTCTCGCTCGTGTATTAAACGCAACCGCCATGGATATTGCTCATACGATTCATCCCCACCCGACCTTGGCTGAAGCAATTGGTGAAGCGGCCCTTGCCGTAGATGGAAAGGCAATTCATGCCTAA
- a CDS encoding iron-sulfur cluster biosynthesis family protein, translated as MLIKMTESAMNKLKEMVVNGERTPRIDAEVAGGCGVTVKFSLVFDEPRRNDFIIEMEGIQIRLDRFTKRYLDEVTHIDYNDVNGFLVGESFSSSACAIEID; from the coding sequence ATGTTGATAAAAATGACAGAATCGGCGATGAATAAGCTAAAGGAAATGGTTGTCAATGGAGAGCGAACTCCCCGGATTGACGCTGAAGTCGCTGGCGGCTGCGGTGTGACTGTTAAGTTTTCCCTTGTATTTGATGAACCACGACGAAACGATTTTATCATTGAGATGGAAGGGATTCAGATTCGACTGGATCGTTTTACAAAACGTTATTTAGATGAAGTAACACATATTGATTATAATGACGTAAACGGTTTTCTAGTTGGAGAAAGCTTCTCCTCTAGTGCATGTGCAATTGAAATAGATTAA
- the gcvH gene encoding glycine cleavage system protein GcvH — translation MTKATATLLYSKEHEWVLQLDGNRVRIGISDFAQKQLGDIVFVETPEVDDEVTANESMGTIESVKAVSDLYSPVSGTVVLVNEELGDAPETINEHPFEAGWLIEVEMSNPEELDSLLNEEAYQAFINEGEE, via the coding sequence ATGACGAAAGCAACAGCAACTTTACTATATAGCAAAGAACATGAGTGGGTATTACAATTAGACGGAAATCGAGTACGAATTGGAATTTCTGATTTTGCACAAAAGCAATTAGGAGATATCGTCTTCGTAGAAACCCCAGAAGTGGATGATGAAGTAACAGCGAATGAATCAATGGGAACCATCGAATCCGTAAAAGCAGTATCTGACCTATACTCTCCTGTATCAGGCACGGTTGTTTTGGTAAACGAAGAGTTAGGAGACGCCCCTGAGACGATTAACGAGCACCCATTTGAAGCAGGCTGGTTAATAGAAGTGGAAATGTCAAATCCAGAAGAATTGGACTCACTTTTAAATGAAGAGGCGTACCAAGCATTTATTAATGAAGGAGAGGAATAA
- a CDS encoding nucleotidyltransferase family protein → MEAIVLAAGYSSRANAFKMMLPLGQKTVLEYTISKFEGVCSRVIVVAGFHAEFIKEEIEKINKKNCYSFQLKFVYNENFNQGMFSSIQKGCTEVNVPTFFMTPGDCPLVKRETIQLLAEHKGDVVIPSFHYKGGHPIKLSRIVKQKIFETDPESNLRMVLNGFNKEYLCVDDQGVIMDVDTQEDYQQAIDYYNKT, encoded by the coding sequence ATGGAAGCAATCGTCTTAGCTGCTGGATATTCCAGTCGCGCGAATGCATTTAAAATGATGTTGCCTCTCGGGCAAAAGACTGTGTTGGAGTATACGATTTCTAAATTTGAAGGAGTATGCAGCAGAGTCATCGTCGTAGCTGGGTTTCATGCTGAGTTTATTAAAGAGGAAATCGAAAAAATCAATAAAAAAAATTGTTATTCATTTCAGTTAAAGTTTGTTTACAATGAAAACTTTAACCAAGGAATGTTCAGCTCCATCCAAAAGGGATGCACCGAGGTAAATGTCCCAACCTTCTTTATGACACCCGGAGATTGTCCGCTTGTTAAAAGGGAGACAATTCAGCTGCTAGCGGAACACAAAGGGGATGTTGTGATTCCTAGCTTTCATTATAAAGGTGGTCACCCTATTAAATTATCAAGAATAGTAAAACAAAAAATTTTCGAAACCGATCCGGAAAGTAATTTGCGTATGGTGCTCAATGGTTTCAATAAGGAGTACCTCTGTGTAGATGACCAGGGGGTAATCATGGATGTAGATACTCAGGAAGATTACCAACAAGCCATTGATTATTATAATAAAACGTAA
- the gcvPB gene encoding aminomethyl-transferring glycine dehydrogenase subunit GcvPB, with the protein MVEYNDLIFEISREGRVGSSLPESDVDHVNLNDKLPRHLIRDLPAELPEVSELQLVRHYTALSNKNHGIDNGFYPLGSCTMKYNPKINEDVARLEGFSRIHPYQPVETVQGALEVLYELQEELAVITGMDAVTLQPSAGAQGEWTGLMMVKAYHKQKGEVRKKVLVPDSAHGTNPASASVAGFETITIPSNEHGLVDLEELKKHVDENTAALMLTNPNTLGLFEKEIVEIAKVVHEAGGLLYYDGANANAILGKTTPGQMGFDIVHLNLHKTFTTPHGGGGPGAGPVGVKEKLIPFLPVPRVEKVNEVYVLDYNQPLSIGRVKGYYGNFGILLRAYTYIRTMGPEGLRQVSESAVLHANYMRKKLEPYFDAPYSQICKHEFVLSGSRQKKLGVRTLDMAKRLLDFGYHPPTIYFPLNVEECLMIEPTETESKETLDAFCDVMIQIAKEVEENPGVVLDAPHTTVIGRLDEVQAARQPILRYIKEKAVNKETVMS; encoded by the coding sequence ATGGTTGAATATAATGATCTAATTTTTGAAATCAGTCGTGAGGGACGTGTTGGTTCAAGCCTTCCAGAGAGTGATGTTGATCATGTTAATTTAAATGATAAACTTCCGAGACATTTGATTCGTGACCTGCCAGCAGAACTCCCAGAAGTATCAGAGTTACAGCTTGTCAGACATTACACGGCGCTCTCGAATAAAAACCATGGGATAGATAATGGTTTCTATCCACTTGGCTCTTGTACGATGAAGTATAATCCGAAAATAAATGAAGACGTAGCACGTTTGGAAGGGTTTAGCCGTATTCATCCATACCAGCCAGTTGAAACGGTACAAGGAGCATTAGAGGTTTTATATGAATTACAGGAAGAGTTAGCTGTCATTACAGGCATGGATGCCGTGACGTTACAGCCTTCAGCAGGTGCTCAAGGAGAATGGACCGGATTAATGATGGTCAAAGCCTATCATAAGCAAAAAGGTGAGGTACGGAAGAAAGTCCTTGTTCCAGACTCCGCACACGGAACAAACCCTGCCAGTGCATCGGTTGCGGGCTTTGAAACCATTACGATTCCATCCAATGAGCATGGGCTAGTCGATTTAGAAGAATTAAAGAAACATGTCGATGAAAATACAGCTGCATTAATGCTGACAAACCCAAATACTCTCGGTCTATTTGAAAAAGAAATCGTAGAGATTGCCAAGGTTGTTCATGAAGCAGGCGGCTTACTATACTATGATGGAGCGAATGCGAATGCCATCTTAGGGAAAACAACTCCTGGACAAATGGGCTTTGACATTGTGCATTTAAATCTTCATAAAACCTTTACCACACCCCATGGCGGGGGCGGACCAGGTGCTGGCCCAGTCGGTGTGAAAGAGAAATTGATTCCGTTTTTACCAGTCCCGCGTGTGGAGAAGGTAAATGAAGTATATGTACTAGACTATAACCAACCGCTTTCGATTGGCCGTGTGAAAGGATATTATGGAAACTTTGGTATTCTCTTACGAGCGTATACCTATATTCGAACCATGGGGCCAGAGGGGTTACGTCAAGTATCGGAAAGTGCAGTACTTCATGCGAATTATATGCGCAAAAAACTCGAACCATATTTTGATGCACCTTATTCGCAAATTTGTAAGCATGAATTTGTGTTATCTGGTTCAAGACAGAAAAAGCTTGGTGTCAGAACTCTAGATATGGCCAAACGTCTGCTGGATTTTGGCTACCATCCACCTACTATCTATTTCCCGCTTAATGTTGAGGAATGTTTGATGATTGAACCAACTGAAACAGAGTCAAAAGAAACATTGGATGCTTTTTGTGATGTCATGATTCAAATTGCAAAAGAAGTGGAAGAAAATCCAGGTGTCGTATTGGATGCACCACATACTACGGTAATTGGCCGATTAGATGAAGTACAGGCTGCTAGACAACCAATCTTGCGATATATAAAAGAAAAAGCAGTAAATAAAGAAACCGTAATGTCCTAA
- a CDS encoding arylamine N-acetyltransferase family protein, which translates to MNNVNELFRDRVGIAQDKKITFEYLDTVLEKTAKTIPFENLCIIEKRTKEITKENLTSKLLQQNEGGLCYELNTILFLFLSENGFNPSLVRGVTYNHMNQQWSGTGNTHVLNLIAHNGQIYLVDTGFGGNLPLKPIPLSGETVASSNGEFRVERADREHGDYILYLKLNSKDEDWKIGYAFNSKESIQNISELNEVQRIIVEHPESAFNKKPLITKITDKGNITLTDTSFIQWIDRTLNKENIDEKRFNEIRKDYFKL; encoded by the coding sequence ATGAACAACGTAAACGAATTATTTCGTGATAGAGTAGGTATCGCTCAAGATAAAAAAATCACGTTTGAATATTTAGATACAGTACTTGAAAAAACTGCAAAGACCATTCCTTTTGAGAATTTATGTATTATCGAAAAAAGAACGAAGGAAATTACAAAAGAAAATTTAACGAGTAAATTACTTCAACAAAACGAAGGCGGGCTTTGTTACGAACTTAATACAATTCTTTTCCTTTTCTTGTCCGAAAATGGCTTTAACCCCTCCCTAGTCCGCGGAGTCACTTATAATCATATGAATCAACAATGGAGTGGGACTGGGAATACTCATGTGCTCAATCTTATTGCTCATAATGGGCAGATCTATCTTGTTGATACTGGTTTCGGAGGGAATTTACCATTAAAACCTATTCCGTTAAGCGGAGAGACTGTTGCCTCTAGTAATGGAGAATTTAGAGTGGAACGAGCAGACAGGGAACATGGAGATTATATTTTGTATCTGAAATTAAATAGCAAAGATGAGGATTGGAAAATAGGTTACGCTTTTAATTCAAAAGAGTCGATTCAAAATATATCTGAATTAAATGAAGTTCAAAGAATTATCGTGGAACATCCTGAATCTGCATTTAATAAGAAACCTTTAATCACAAAGATAACAGATAAAGGAAACATAACATTAACTGACACTTCGTTTATACAATGGATCGATCGTACATTGAATAAGGAAAACATCGATGAAAAACGATTCAATGAAATAAGAAAAGACTATTTTAAACTTTAA
- the lipA gene encoding lipoyl synthase yields the protein MKNDYVRKPEWLKIKLNTNEEYTGLKKMMREKKLHTVCEEAKCPNIHECWAVRKTATFMILGSICTRACRFCAVQTGLPTELDWDEPERVAESVEKMGLKHVVVTAVARDDLKDGGAGIFAETIRAVRRRNPFCSIEVLPSDMKGEYDNLKTLMDAGPDILNHNIETVKRLSPKIRARATYERSLEFLRRAKQMNAAIPTKSSIMIGLGETKEEIIETMDDLRANHVDIMTIGQYLQPTKHHLKVQKYWSPQEFEELKIIAMSKGFSHCEAGPLVRSSYHADEQVNAAKANVSSM from the coding sequence ATGAAGAATGATTATGTTCGCAAACCAGAATGGCTAAAAATAAAATTAAATACGAATGAAGAGTATACAGGCTTAAAAAAAATGATGCGTGAAAAAAAGCTTCATACAGTCTGCGAAGAAGCGAAATGTCCAAACATTCATGAATGCTGGGCGGTACGCAAAACTGCAACCTTTATGATTTTAGGAAGTATATGTACCCGCGCCTGCCGTTTCTGTGCGGTTCAAACAGGTCTTCCGACAGAACTTGATTGGGATGAACCAGAACGTGTAGCGGAGTCAGTGGAAAAGATGGGTCTAAAGCATGTAGTAGTTACTGCTGTTGCTCGTGATGATTTAAAAGATGGCGGGGCAGGAATTTTTGCAGAAACAATACGTGCCGTAAGACGACGCAATCCATTTTGCAGTATTGAAGTCCTCCCGTCCGATATGAAGGGTGAATATGACAACTTAAAAACATTAATGGATGCCGGGCCAGACATTTTAAATCACAATATTGAGACAGTGAAACGTTTGTCACCAAAAATTCGTGCACGTGCCACATACGAACGTTCCCTTGAATTTTTAAGACGTGCAAAACAAATGAATGCTGCGATTCCAACAAAATCAAGCATTATGATTGGTCTAGGAGAAACAAAGGAAGAAATTATCGAAACGATGGATGATCTTCGTGCAAACCATGTAGATATTATGACAATCGGTCAATATTTGCAGCCAACCAAACATCATTTAAAAGTCCAAAAATATTGGAGTCCACAAGAGTTTGAAGAACTAAAGATCATTGCCATGTCAAAAGGCTTTAGCCACTGTGAAGCAGGTCCGCTCGTTCGCTCCTCTTATCATGCTGATGAACAGGTCAATGCAGCAAAAGCGAATGTGTCATCCATGTAA
- the purU gene encoding formyltetrahydrofolate deformylase, which produces MNTKVKPNRAKLLISCPEKPGIISTVTNFLLEHKANIVHFDQHTTDPQAGIFFMRIEFDLEEYDSTYEKIENDLEVLARDYALDWQLSSNERRKRMAIFVSKADHCLTELIWRWKSNEIPVDIPMVISNHPDLKEMVEGYGIPFYHIPLSQDSKEEAEQKALELLKGKVDFIVLARYMQILSPKFISHYPKQIINIHHSFLPAFVGANPYVRAFNRGVKLIGATAHYVTNDLDEGPIIEQDVQRINHRYTAADLKTAGRHVEKRVLAEAVSWHVEDKVLVHGNKTIVFA; this is translated from the coding sequence ATGAACACAAAAGTAAAGCCGAACCGTGCAAAATTATTAATCTCTTGTCCAGAAAAGCCAGGGATTATCTCGACTGTAACCAATTTTTTATTAGAACACAAAGCCAATATTGTACATTTTGATCAACATACAACCGATCCACAAGCAGGTATATTCTTTATGCGGATTGAGTTTGATTTGGAAGAATATGATTCTACTTATGAAAAAATTGAAAATGATCTCGAGGTGCTGGCTCGAGATTATGCGTTAGATTGGCAGTTGAGCAGTAACGAAAGAAGGAAGCGAATGGCCATTTTTGTTTCCAAAGCAGACCACTGTCTCACTGAGCTTATTTGGCGGTGGAAATCGAATGAAATTCCTGTGGATATCCCAATGGTAATCAGCAATCATCCTGATTTAAAAGAGATGGTTGAGGGGTATGGCATCCCTTTTTATCATATCCCGCTGTCACAAGATTCGAAAGAAGAGGCCGAACAGAAAGCCTTAGAATTGTTAAAAGGAAAAGTGGATTTTATTGTTTTGGCCAGGTATATGCAGATTCTTTCTCCTAAATTCATTTCCCATTATCCAAAACAAATCATTAACATTCATCACTCTTTTTTACCTGCTTTTGTTGGAGCAAACCCTTATGTAAGAGCGTTTAACCGCGGGGTCAAGTTAATAGGAGCCACCGCACATTATGTAACGAATGATCTTGATGAAGGACCGATAATCGAGCAAGATGTCCAGCGTATTAATCACCGCTATACAGCAGCGGATTTAAAGACCGCGGGACGTCATGTGGAAAAGAGAGTTCTCGCCGAAGCCGTTTCCTGGCATGTAGAAGATAAAGTACTAGTTCATGGTAATAAAACGATTGTATTTGCATGA
- the gcvT gene encoding glycine cleavage system aminomethyltransferase GcvT, with amino-acid sequence MGMATALKQTPLFEVYGKFGAKVIDFGGWALPVQFSSILDEHESVRTKAGLFDVSHMGEVLVVGKDAERYINYLCTNDVTKLDINQAQYTAMCYPDGGTVDDLLVYKLDNEKYLLVINAANIEKDFEWMQQHAKGEMALQNISNEVAQIAIQGPNAEGVLQKLTETDLSKIGSFRFVQHVNLDGITDVLVSRTGYTGEDGFELYLSASQAEALWVKLLEVGSDDGLKPCGLGARDTLRLEARLALYGQELLPDISPLEAGIGFAVKTNKVNDFIGKYALLAQKEAGLKRKLVGIEATGRGIPRHGYKVVSEDGEAIGVVTSGTQSPSLKKSIGLALIAAEHTEVGTPLKVEIRNKLIEAVVVKTPFYKKG; translated from the coding sequence AAACGCCACTTTTTGAAGTTTATGGAAAGTTTGGTGCGAAGGTGATAGATTTTGGAGGCTGGGCACTGCCAGTTCAGTTTTCTAGCATTTTAGATGAGCACGAGTCGGTCCGAACAAAAGCAGGACTTTTTGATGTCTCTCATATGGGTGAAGTACTTGTTGTAGGAAAAGATGCAGAGCGTTACATCAACTACCTATGCACGAACGATGTAACAAAGCTTGACATCAATCAAGCACAATATACTGCAATGTGCTATCCAGACGGCGGAACGGTTGATGATTTATTAGTGTACAAATTAGACAATGAAAAATATTTACTAGTCATTAATGCGGCAAACATTGAGAAGGATTTCGAATGGATGCAGCAGCATGCAAAAGGAGAGATGGCGCTCCAAAATATTTCGAATGAGGTTGCGCAGATTGCCATCCAGGGTCCCAATGCTGAAGGTGTTTTACAAAAGTTAACAGAAACCGATTTATCGAAAATTGGCTCTTTTAGATTTGTTCAACATGTCAACCTTGACGGGATTACTGATGTGCTCGTATCTCGCACTGGTTATACAGGGGAAGATGGTTTTGAGCTTTATTTATCTGCTTCTCAAGCGGAAGCACTCTGGGTAAAGCTTTTAGAAGTTGGAAGTGATGATGGCTTAAAGCCATGCGGTCTAGGTGCACGTGACACCCTACGTTTAGAAGCACGTCTTGCTCTCTATGGTCAAGAGTTATTGCCTGATATAAGTCCTCTTGAAGCGGGAATCGGCTTTGCAGTAAAAACGAACAAAGTGAATGATTTTATCGGTAAATACGCACTATTAGCACAAAAAGAAGCCGGATTAAAGCGAAAATTAGTAGGAATTGAAGCAACAGGCAGGGGAATCCCTCGTCATGGGTATAAAGTAGTTTCGGAAGATGGAGAGGCTATTGGTGTAGTAACATCTGGAACCCAATCACCATCATTAAAGAAAAGTATTGGTCTTGCACTTATTGCAGCTGAACATACTGAAGTGGGAACACCATTGAAAGTGGAAATCCGTAATAAGTTGATTGAAGCGGTTGTGGTTAAAACACCTTTCTATAAAAAGGGATAA
- the gcvPA gene encoding aminomethyl-transferring glycine dehydrogenase subunit GcvPA yields MTSTYRYLPDTKQDQEEMLSFLNITSIDELFEDIPAEIQLKSELNIPKAVPESLLSKKMNQLASKNKNANHYPTFLGAGTYDHYIPSVVNHMISRSEFYTAYTPYQPEISQGELQAIFEFQTMVCELTGMDVANSSMYDGFTSLAEAASLAVASTRRSKVLVSKAVHPESRAILNTVADGQGYIVEDVNLTDDETSLVQLQGQIDKNTAAVIVQYPNFFGSIEDLAEIKNIADTKGALLIVSANPLALALLQSPGILGADIVIGDMQPLGIPMSFGGPHCGYFSVSKKFMRKIPGRIVGQTRDEKGQRGFVLTLQAREQHIRRDKASSNICSNQALNALASAVCMSALGKQGIRQMAQLNVEKADYMAKSLDKKGFTIINKAPFFNEFVVKLPRPVKEVNSKLLEAGIIGGFDLGNDYGLENQMLIAVTEQRTKEEIDQFIEVLEAAVNG; encoded by the coding sequence ATGACTTCCACTTATCGATACCTCCCTGATACGAAACAAGATCAAGAGGAAATGCTTTCGTTTTTAAATATCACTTCAATAGACGAATTATTTGAAGATATTCCAGCAGAAATACAACTAAAATCGGAGCTCAATATCCCAAAGGCTGTGCCTGAATCACTCCTTTCAAAAAAAATGAATCAGCTTGCTTCTAAAAATAAAAATGCGAATCATTACCCGACCTTCCTTGGTGCGGGAACCTATGATCACTACATACCCAGTGTGGTCAATCACATGATATCACGTTCCGAATTTTACACAGCCTATACACCTTACCAACCGGAAATTAGCCAAGGTGAACTACAAGCAATCTTTGAATTTCAAACGATGGTTTGTGAACTGACAGGAATGGATGTCGCCAATTCTTCGATGTACGACGGCTTTACATCTCTTGCAGAAGCTGCTTCCCTCGCTGTTGCGTCGACACGACGGTCCAAAGTGCTTGTGTCGAAGGCAGTTCATCCTGAATCACGTGCGATCCTAAATACGGTAGCAGATGGTCAAGGGTATATCGTTGAGGACGTAAATCTAACTGATGATGAAACAAGCTTAGTACAGCTGCAAGGACAAATTGATAAAAACACAGCTGCTGTTATTGTTCAATACCCAAACTTTTTCGGTTCGATTGAGGATCTAGCAGAAATTAAGAATATCGCTGATACAAAAGGAGCGCTTTTAATTGTTAGCGCCAATCCATTGGCTCTAGCACTCTTGCAATCTCCTGGAATACTGGGAGCTGATATCGTGATCGGGGATATGCAGCCATTAGGAATTCCAATGTCCTTCGGCGGCCCGCACTGCGGTTATTTTTCAGTAAGCAAGAAATTCATGCGAAAAATCCCTGGACGAATTGTAGGGCAAACGCGTGACGAAAAAGGTCAGCGCGGATTTGTATTAACCCTGCAAGCACGTGAGCAGCATATTCGCCGAGATAAAGCATCGTCTAATATTTGTTCAAACCAAGCATTAAATGCACTTGCTTCTGCCGTTTGTATGAGTGCACTTGGAAAGCAAGGAATTCGTCAGATGGCGCAGCTAAACGTTGAAAAAGCCGATTACATGGCAAAATCGCTAGATAAAAAAGGCTTTACCATTATAAATAAGGCTCCATTCTTTAATGAATTTGTTGTCAAGCTTCCTCGCCCAGTAAAGGAAGTCAATTCAAAACTCCTTGAGGCAGGTATCATCGGCGGGTTTGATTTAGGAAATGATTACGGCTTAGAAAATCAAATGCTGATAGCAGTAACAGAGCAGCGGACAAAAGAAGAGATTGACCAATTTATCGAAGTATTGGAGGCAGCTGTAAATGGTTGA
- a CDS encoding phosphotransferase enzyme family protein, whose amino-acid sequence MVHNNKHIDEILAHYFPAGSWVSRVGQSGANNTTRFVRVDHEQYVLRVYETHQDVDKVKYEHAILVALAEMPLPFSIPKPIQTRNGKTFVRTRDGKIAGLFRYLDGVNPALEKLEEIHSYGRTAGLCSASLAYVQINQRPAYRPYYEIDSTHPSCSLQDVLNFCKKPPSEFSEQTPDLLVIYKQLISFMEQVPTLRQLPHQLVHGDMNASNILVNEDGIVSAVLDFEFVTNDLRVMELAVCLSDFIQPSEEATTTWANIHSFLSGYGQSLKLTEAEIEAVPTLIQLRSLDVFIHFFGRYLDQVSSLDIVKEYIQKCAIRCNWIMDNKNKLITLCTDNMLDVK is encoded by the coding sequence ATGGTACATAACAATAAACACATTGATGAAATACTGGCACATTACTTTCCGGCAGGCAGCTGGGTATCAAGGGTTGGTCAAAGTGGTGCAAACAATACGACCCGATTTGTTCGTGTTGATCATGAACAATATGTACTCCGCGTTTACGAAACCCATCAGGATGTAGATAAGGTGAAGTATGAACATGCTATTTTAGTTGCTTTAGCAGAAATGCCTCTACCTTTTTCTATACCCAAGCCCATCCAAACAAGGAATGGAAAAACGTTTGTTCGAACAAGGGATGGAAAGATTGCCGGTTTATTTCGGTACTTGGATGGTGTAAACCCTGCTCTGGAAAAATTGGAAGAAATTCATTCCTATGGGAGAACTGCTGGTCTATGTTCAGCTTCATTAGCATATGTACAAATCAATCAGCGCCCTGCCTACCGACCATATTATGAGATTGATAGTACTCATCCTAGTTGTTCTTTACAGGATGTATTAAACTTTTGCAAAAAACCTCCTAGCGAATTTTCAGAACAGACACCAGATTTACTAGTTATTTATAAACAGCTGATTTCTTTTATGGAGCAAGTTCCAACATTAAGACAATTGCCACATCAGCTTGTCCACGGCGATATGAACGCGTCCAACATTCTTGTCAATGAAGATGGTATTGTGTCAGCTGTTCTCGATTTTGAATTTGTTACAAACGATTTACGGGTGATGGAGCTGGCTGTTTGCTTATCAGACTTCATCCAACCTAGCGAAGAAGCAACCACTACTTGGGCAAATATTCATTCATTTCTTTCCGGTTATGGGCAATCACTAAAATTAACAGAAGCTGAAATTGAAGCTGTTCCCACCCTCATCCAACTGAGGAGTCTCGACGTATTCATTCATTTTTTTGGTCGTTATTTGGATCAGGTCAGCTCCCTTGACATTGTTAAGGAATATATTCAAAAGTGTGCGATACGATGTAATTGGATTATGGATAATAAAAACAAGCTGATCACCTTATGTACTGATAATATGTTAGATGTAAAGTAG